In the genome of Streptococcus mitis, one region contains:
- a CDS encoding multidrug ABC transporter ATP-binding protein, which translates to MLIQKIKTYKWQALASLLMTGLMVASSLLQPRYLQEVLDALLAGKYEAIYSIGAWLIGVALVGLVAGGLNVILAAYIAQGVSSDLREDAFRKIQTFSYANIEQFNAGNLVVRMTNDINQIQNVVMMTFQILFRLPLLFIGSFILAVQTLPSLWWVIVLMVVLIFALTAVMMGMMGPRFAKFQTLLERINAIAKENLRGVRVVKSFVQEKEQFAKFTEVSDELLGQNLYIGYAFSVVEPFMMLVGYGAVFLSIWLVAGMVQSDPSVVGSIASFVNYLSQIIFTIVMVGFLGNSVSRAMISMRRIREILDAEPAMTFKDVPDEELVGSLSFENVTFTYPMDQEPMLKDVSFTIEPGQMVGVVGATGAGKSTLAQLIPRLFDPQEGSIKIGGKDIREVSEGTLRKTVSIVLQRAILFSGTIADNLRQGKGDATLFEMERAANIAQASEFIHRMEKTFESPVEERGTNFSGGQKQRMSIARGIVSNPRILIFDDSTSALDAKSERLVQEALNKDLKGTTTIIIAQKISSVVHADKILVLDQGRLIGQGTHADLVANNAVYREIYETQKGKEE; encoded by the coding sequence ATGCTAATTCAGAAAATAAAAACCTACAAGTGGCAGGCCTTAGCTTCGCTTCTGATGACAGGCTTGATGGTTGCTAGTTCACTTCTGCAACCGCGTTATCTGCAGGAAGTGTTAGACGCCCTCCTTGCTGGGAAATATGAAGCTATTTATAGTATCGGGGCTTGGTTGATTGGTGTGGCCTTGGTCGGTTTGGTTGCTGGTGGGCTTAATGTTATCCTTGCAGCCTATATTGCCCAAGGAGTTTCATCCGATCTTCGGGAGGATGCCTTCCGTAAAATCCAAACCTTTTCTTATGCCAATATTGAACAATTTAATGCGGGAAATCTAGTCGTTCGAATGACAAATGATATCAACCAGATTCAGAACGTCGTCATGATGACCTTCCAAATTCTTTTCAGACTTCCCCTCTTGTTCATCGGTTCGTTTATCCTTGCGGTTCAAACTTTGCCCTCTCTATGGTGGGTGATTGTTCTCATGGTAGTCTTGATTTTTGCCTTGACTGCTGTCATGATGGGGATGATGGGGCCACGTTTTGCCAAGTTTCAAACCCTTCTTGAGCGCATCAATGCCATTGCTAAGGAAAATCTGCGCGGTGTTCGTGTGGTCAAGTCCTTTGTCCAAGAAAAAGAGCAGTTTGCGAAGTTTACAGAGGTCTCAGACGAGCTTCTTGGTCAAAACCTTTACATTGGTTATGCCTTTTCAGTAGTGGAACCCTTTATGATGTTAGTTGGCTATGGGGCGGTATTCCTCTCTATTTGGCTGGTTGCAGGGATGGTTCAGTCGGATCCGTCTGTTGTTGGTTCCATTGCTTCCTTTGTCAATTACTTGAGCCAGATTATCTTTACCATTGTCATGGTTGGATTTTTGGGAAATTCTGTCAGCCGTGCCATGATTTCCATGCGTCGTATTCGAGAAATTCTTGACGCAGAGCCAGCTATGACCTTCAAGGATGTCCCAGATGAAGAGTTGGTTGGAAGTCTTAGCTTTGAAAATGTAACCTTTACCTATCCAATGGATCAGGAACCGATGCTGAAAGATGTGAGCTTTACCATCGAACCTGGTCAAATGGTTGGAGTAGTTGGAGCGACTGGTGCAGGGAAGTCAACTTTGGCTCAATTGATTCCACGTCTCTTTGACCCACAGGAAGGCTCTATTAAAATCGGAGGCAAGGATATTCGAGAAGTGAGTGAAGGAACCCTACGTAAAACTGTTTCTATCGTTCTCCAACGTGCCATTCTTTTTAGTGGAACGATTGCTGATAACTTGAGACAGGGTAAGGGAGATGCCACTCTATTTGAAATGGAGCGCGCAGCTAATATTGCTCAGGCCAGCGAATTCATTCATCGTATGGAGAAAACCTTTGAAAGTCCAGTTGAGGAACGGGGAACCAATTTTTCAGGTGGGCAAAAACAAAGGATGTCGATTGCGCGTGGGATTGTCAGCAATCCGCGTATTCTGATTTTTGACGATTCGACCTCAGCCTTGGATGCCAAGTCAGAGCGCCTGGTGCAAGAAGCCTTGAATAAGGATCTGAAGGGGACGACAACCATTATCATCGCTCAAAAGATTAGCTCGGTTGTCCATGCAGATAAGATATTGGTGCTGGATCAAGGACGATTGATTGGTCAAGGGACGCATGCAGATTTGGTTGCCAACAATGCCGTTTACCGTGAGATCTATGAAACACAGAAAGGAAAGGAGGAGTAA
- a CDS encoding multidrug ABC transporter permease, with amino-acid sequence MKTVQFFWNYFKVYKLSFVVVILMIVLATLAQALFPVFSGQAVTELANLVQAYQDGNPELVWQSLSGIMVNLGLLVLVLFISSVIYMCLMTRVIAESTNDMRKGLFGKLARLTVSFFDRRQDGDILSRFTSDLDNILQAFNESLIQVMSNIVLYIGLILVMFSRNVTLALITVASTPVAFLMLIFIVKMARKYTNLQQKEVGKLNAYMDESISGQKAVIVQGIQEDMMAGFLEQNERVRKATFKGRMFSGILFPVMNGMSLVNTAIVIFAGSAVLLNDKSIETSTALGLIVMFAQFSQQYYQPIIQVAASWGSLQLAFTGAERIQEMFDAEEEIRPENAPAFTQLQEGVEIRHIDFSYLPDKPILKDVSISAPKGHMTAVVGPTGSGKTTIMNLINRFYDVDAGGIYFDGKDIRDYDLDSLRSKVGIVLQDSVLFSGTIRDNIRFGVPDASQEMVEAAAKATHIHDYIEGLPDKYDTLIDDDQSIFSTGQKQLISIARTLMTDPEVLILDEATSNVDTVTESKIQHAMEAVVAGRTSFVIAHRLKTILNADQIIVLKDGEVIERGNHHELLKLGGFYSELYHNQFVFE; translated from the coding sequence ATGAAGACAGTTCAATTTTTTTGGAATTATTTTAAAGTTTATAAGTTATCATTTGTAGTTGTCATTCTGATGATTGTTCTAGCGACTCTTGCCCAAGCCCTCTTTCCAGTCTTTTCTGGACAAGCGGTAACAGAGCTAGCTAATTTAGTTCAAGCTTATCAAGATGGCAATCCAGAACTTGTTTGGCAGAGTCTATCAGGAATCATGGTCAATCTTGGTCTGCTGGTTTTGGTTCTCTTTATCTCCAGTGTCATATACATGTGTCTTATGACGCGCGTGATTGCAGAATCGACCAATGATATGCGCAAAGGCCTCTTTGGCAAACTTGCGCGATTGACGGTTTCTTTCTTTGACCGCCGACAAGATGGCGATATCTTATCTCGTTTTACCAGTGATTTGGATAATATTCTCCAAGCCTTTAACGAGAGCTTGATTCAGGTCATGAGCAATATTGTTTTATACATTGGTCTGATTCTTGTTATGTTTTCGAGAAATGTAACGCTGGCACTCATCACCGTTGCAAGCACACCAGTGGCCTTTCTTATGTTGATTTTCATCGTGAAAATGGCACGCAAATACACCAACCTACAGCAAAAAGAGGTAGGAAAACTCAACGCCTATATGGATGAGAGTATTTCAGGCCAAAAAGCCGTGATTGTGCAAGGAATTCAAGAGGATATGATGGCAGGATTTCTTGAACAAAATGAGCGCGTGCGCAAGGCAACCTTTAAAGGAAGAATGTTTTCAGGAATTCTTTTTCCTGTTATGAATGGGATGAGCTTGGTCAACACAGCCATCGTTATCTTTGCTGGTTCAGCTGTTCTACTGAATGATAAGAGTATTGAAACAAGTACAGCTCTAGGTCTGATTGTTATGTTCGCCCAATTTTCACAGCAGTATTATCAGCCTATTATTCAAGTTGCAGCTAGTTGGGGAAGTCTTCAGTTAGCCTTTACAGGGGCTGAACGGATTCAGGAAATGTTTGATGCAGAGGAAGAAATCCGACCTGAAAATGCTCCGGCCTTCACTCAGTTGCAAGAAGGTGTCGAAATCCGTCATATTGATTTCTCATATTTGCCTGATAAGCCAATTTTGAAAGATGTCAGCATTTCCGCTCCGAAAGGCCATATGACTGCGGTTGTTGGTCCGACAGGTTCAGGGAAAACGACTATTATGAACCTCATCAATCGCTTTTATGATGTTGATGCTGGCGGTATTTATTTTGACGGTAAAGACATTCGTGACTATGACTTAGATAGTCTTAGAAGTAAGGTGGGAATTGTCTTGCAAGATTCGGTTTTATTTAGCGGAACCATTCGAGACAATATCCGTTTTGGGGTACCAGATGCCAGTCAGGAAATGGTTGAGGCAGCAGCTAAGGCAACCCACATTCACGACTATATCGAAGGCTTGCCTGATAAATACGATACCCTCATCGATGATGACCAGAGTATCTTCTCAACAGGGCAAAAGCAATTGATTTCCATTGCTCGAACGCTGATGACAGATCCAGAAGTTCTCATTCTCGATGAAGCAACTTCAAATGTAGATACGGTGACAGAAAGCAAGATTCAGCATGCCATGGAAGCGGTTGTAGCAGGTAGAACCAGTTTCGTTATTGCCCACCGTTTGAAAACCATTCTCAATGCAGATCAGATTATTGTTCTTAAAGATGGCGAAGTCATTGAACGTGGTAACCACCATGAACTCTTGAAACTAGGTGGCTTCTATTCAGAACTCTATCACAATCAATTTGTTTTTGAATAA
- a CDS encoding gamma-glutamyl hydrolase, with product MARTVVGVAANLCPVDAEGKNIHSSVSCRFAESIRQVGGLPLVIPVGDESVVRDYVEMIDKLILTGGQNVHPQFYGEKKTIESDDYNLVRDEFELALLKEALRQNKPIMAICRGVQLVNVAFGGTLNQEIEGHWQGLPFGTSHSIETVEGSVVAKLFGKESQVNSVHRQSIKDLAPNFRVTAIDPRDQTIEAIESIDEHRIIGLQWHPEFLVNEEDGNLELFEYLLNEL from the coding sequence ATGGCTAGAACGGTTGTAGGAGTTGCTGCAAATCTATGTCCCGTAGACGCAGAAGGCAAAAACATTCATTCGTCTGTATCTTGTAGATTCGCAGAGAGCATTCGTCAAGTCGGTGGTCTCCCTTTAGTCATTCCTGTTGGTGATGAGTCAGTTGTGCGCGATTATGTGGAAATGATTGACAAATTGATTTTGACAGGAGGCCAAAATGTCCATCCTCAGTTTTACGGAGAGAAAAAGACCATCGAGAGCGATGATTACAATCTAGTCCGTGATGAATTTGAATTGGCGCTTTTGAAAGAAGCGCTCCGTCAGAACAAACCAATTATGGCAATCTGCCGTGGTGTCCAACTTGTCAATGTTGCCTTTGGTGGAACCCTCAATCAAGAAATCGAAGGTCACTGGCAAGGACTGCCTTTTGGGACATCTCACTCTATTGAGACAGTGGAAGGAAGCGTGGTGGCTAAGCTATTTGGAAAAGAAAGTCAGGTCAACTCCGTACATCGTCAGAGTATCAAAGATTTGGCACCTAATTTCCGTGTAACTGCTATTGATCCGAGAGATCAAACCATCGAAGCGATTGAGTCTATCGACGAGCACCGCATTATCGGTTTGCAGTGGCATCCAGAGTTTCTGGTTAATGAAGAAGATGGCAATTTAGAATTATTTGAGTATTTATTGAATGAACTGTAA